From Coregonus clupeaformis isolate EN_2021a chromosome 2, ASM2061545v1, whole genome shotgun sequence:
TTACTTTGTCTGTGATGTTGCTATTTTTGACCAGCTTCCAAAATAAAGAGCCGAGTGTGTTGTAGTATTCCACTAAATGCAGCAGTGTGCCGAGAGCCCAGAACACACCTGTCTGTTATCAAAACCTGCAGACATTTATGGAACAAGGCAGTTAGTTAAATTTAGCCCTCAGCCTCTTTACAGTAACAGTCTTTATAATTTGATGTGATTGCTTTTAATTACAGCCCATATTGCAAGAAGTTGTTGTCAGAGTGTTTACACACAGACAATTACCACAATTATTTTATTCATTGAAGAAAATACTGTTTCCCATAACTGAGTAAGACCAAATATGGGCACAGAGGCTATAGTACATTTCACTTGACTACCACATCTCCATTAAATTCCCAAGATCAATGTATTTCTTAAAGGAGATAAAATGGAATATGGTCAAAAGTGTTAAGTGTTATACATTTGATTTCATTCAATGGtcttatttaatttttatttgaaAGGTGGGTATCTTGTTTTCAAGAAAACATTGCATGAATTGATCTGTGAGAATATATTTTTTCTAAGGGACGACAAAGGAAATGATGGAGAATACTAAATCTGATGCCTGGGTAATATGATTTAGCATAAGCATATCAAAATATAAAATTCTACCGTAGAGATGTAATAAAACCACTTATACTTAATAACACCTTTCTGTGACAGCGCCTCTCTTACCCACTGCGGATATTACGCGTGTAGCAATCTAATACATATGTTCGTAAAGGATTCTAACGGGGATATTGAAATATAACATGAACATATATTGCTATTTATTACCCTGTGAGGCAAAACAGAGCCACTTGCCCCTGCCACACTGGCTGAGAATAGAAGCAACTTCTAGAGAAAACAGTACGGCTTTCCCCATTAATATCCCATTACTGTAGCCATCATTAAATTAATATATTTGTGAGGAAAGTCATTATTTCTAACTAAGATTGAACACTACTATATGAACACAATTAGATTTACTCTACGCATTAACATAAAGCATGCTCTAACCTCACTGGCCATTATGGGACATTGCACAGGTACAACAAGCAGGTACAATGTAATCGCAGTACACATTACATAGTACTTACAactggtcttctgtagctcagctggtagagcacggcgcttgtaacgcaaaggtagtgggttcgatccccgagaccgcccatacacaaaaaaatgtatgcacgcatgactgtaagtcgcgttggataaaagtgtctgctaaatggcatattatatctGTTAGTGGTTTGTGTAATTATATGTTATTTTAAGGTATTTATAGCTCTCTAAATAATCATAACCACTTATCAACTCTCCTAATGCTGAAATCTCATCAAAAAACATTGGTTATAGGGGTATAGATTGGTATTCTTTGTTACCTCACTTCAAGATTATAGTGTAATACAGTATGGATATAATGTTTTTGTGGTAATACATGCAGATATTGTAAAAGTTTAAATGGCTCTGGTGCTATGCCACCAACAACAGACCAAGGGCCTACATTTCTATTTGAATTAGCCAATTTCCACAGAACCTATAGAGCCATAAGAACAACTCTGTTTGTTGACTTGAAGGGACAAATCTGTTTATGCAGTTCTCTGCTTTTTGAAACTTGCAAACTGCCAAGAAGtcaattaacaaaaaaacatgtgttctTCCCTTTCAGCGCCTCCCAATCTGTCCGGTCTGTTGTGAATATCACATCTCCAATGTTAGGCCTGTTCGCTGTTTCACTTGCTTTGACACTTGCGGTGAAATGCAGCGCTGCAATTCAATATCATAGGgaataatttatttaaaaaaggatatgtctATTTCACGTATCCAGAGAAACGCTTTAAGGTTTGAGATATTCATGTAAGCTAGGTCAACCGAAAAGACTGGTGCTGAATGCTGAAATAAGCCCACCCAGCAACTAAAACTAATTTCCTATATTTTGGAGCCGAGTAGGCCTATCAGGGTTCCCGAAATAAATGTATTTGTGATTATTAAAAGTGGAAATACAATTTGGCCCCTATGATATTATCAAAAATGATTAACTCAAATGAAAATCGATGGCAAAAACATCCGAATATTAGCCTACGATGTGTGATTAAAACAAGTAATGTCTCAAACAATGTTGACAAATGGCTACACTGTAAATACTTCAAACACTTTCAATAAATCTCAAGATAggcctttttctcaaatgttaATCACAAATGATAACAAAAAGTGATCACTTAAAATAAACGTTAGCCTAATAGAATAGTAGGCTAGTTTTGTTGGTGGGTGATAATGATGCTACATAACCAACACCAAAGATAAACCAAATTAAACGAGAGGCCCTTTGTGACTATGAACACAATTGATACGCATATTTACACAATATATTTTACAGTTTACATATCTGTTCTCTGGTTTAAATAATTAATGAGGAAAGCACAGCGCTATAGCATTGTTAATAATTAATGCGGGCCAATCCATGATGTTCTTCATTTTCAGCTTCATGGTGGTGACGTCATGCCAGAATATCTCCTCTCTCGGCGGTGTGGGAGCTGAGGTTATGGTCATTGTAAAATGTACAGTCCAAAAGCTGGCCATCGAATTACGATTTCATTTTCACGGCAGTAATAAGTTACTACCCCTTTCTTCTCTTTCCATAATCTTTAAAATAAATGTTCCTCGAATTAGAAAATATTAAActgtaggcctataggcctataaTGACCCATGCAACCTTTAGTGTTGTGCCTTTTTCTAGGCTAATCGAAAACACCAGAGCCTGCGTGAAAAATGATTTTGAACCAAATGCCACTTCCCAATTTCCCAAAATGCTAGAAAAGCGTTGGTCAAATGATTCAGGACCTGTAGGCATTGATATACAGTATGGCCTAGGTCCTATTCACAATCCCAGCCACAATACTTTGATTCATTAATTATTCTTCTACAGATTAAATGCCTGAACTGTATCGGCCTATTATACGCAATAATAGGGTCTTATGATAGCTTAAACTAAAAGCGCGTGAAGATAAGAGAAATCTGAACTTGAGTAAGATAAATAATGCCATTTCATTTGTGCTTAGGCCTACAGCAAAAATCATTTATTTTTGTGAACGATACTAGATAGATAATGCATTACACCAGCCAGTGTCACATATATAGGCCAATACATTTGGTGAAACCTGAAGCGTTCGCAATGTCATCTAATTTACCTTGACACCCCAATGGTGAAGATAAATGTAAATTCAAAGGTTTATGGAGGAAATAAACAATCGGGCCATACGCTAAATGTTTAAATGCCATGCTTCAAAGTTTGTAGAGAATTTGTCACAATTATGTtccctttttatttatttcaatggTTCAATTAGTCTGGACATAGCTGGATAATTGTTCCACACTGTGTTGAAGATAGTTACATTCAAATAAGACAGCATTTAAGACAGCTTgtatgtgtggtcctctgtagcgcagCTGGTacagcacggcgcttataacgccagggtagtgggttcgattcccgagACCAcctatacacaaaaatgtatgcacgcatgactgtaagtcgctttggataaaagcgtctgctaaatggcatattatttatttattcaaggACTACACGAATAGAATAATTGGCCCAGCACAATTGGCacagcacaattggcccagcgtcgtccgggtttggccggtgtaggccgtcattgtaaataagaatttgttcttaactgacttgcctagttaaataaaggtgaaataataaataaataaattatagatttgtatttattatcaTGACATTCAATGTGGAAAAGGAAATGCCAAAAAAGCCTGTCTATGCTAAACACGAAAAATAACAATTTTGTCCGTTGTTAGTGACAGTGTCGCGATCTTCTCTCTATTTAGTCGTCTGTATACTCAACTATAGCCCTAAATAGTGACTTAGTGAATAGGCCAGTAGAGCCCAGACACAATTATTTACATAACCCACCTACAGGAGTGCGTCATCAATGCCTGCCTTGCAGTAGACTGACTCGCTAGTTTATGACCTATTCTGTATTGGAGCAAGAGTAGGCCTATTTGCCACAACTACAAAGCTTAGCTACTATATGCCTCAAAAAGTAAATGTATCATAGTCCTAATAATGAGAATAATAAGCTAGAAAACTGTTGgtttttcttgttgttattataGCAAATTGTTATATTGTTATTAGGCTGCTACAATAagcaataatagtaataataataataatagcctaaTAGCCTAACAACAGCAATACTCACAAAAAggctattatattattattagggtattattattattattattactattattgcaTTAACCTATTAACTTTATTATAGCATATTGATAATGATGTTGTTATTATTAAAATATATCAGATGGTGTTGGACGGTACATTTTATATTCAGAAATAAATCTGTTCTATTTGAAAGTGAGAAATCTCTTCAAATCATGTCATCCATTTTGTAGGCTATGGAGAGCTATCATTTTGATTAGGGTGCCAGTGATTTATCACATTTTCCCCTCCTATTAAATGGGAAAGACAATCTTAACGGTTGACATTATACCCATATAATTATACAAATGTACACAACATATATTCATAACAATACCTGCAAGTATTTACTTGCCTTTTAAATGAACTAATATGATACATACAGACAGGCCTTGGTGTAAAATCGAATTCCTCATGCCATATGCCCAGTCGCACATATGATTTGATAAATGAGTCTGTCACAGACAGCGTCAAGATGATACAATGTTTTGCTTAGGAAGATGATACAATGTTTTGCTTAGGCATATGCCCTGCTTGTAAGGATGTGGTTTAAACTGAAAAAACAACAAATCAATCTGAACTTTTTAACGAATTCTATTGAAGTTTGAACCTCTTTTCCACTGGAAAGGATATATCAGATATGATAGGCCTATGGGGAAATCCACGAAGCAATGTTCCCATTTTGTGACATAATTTTTGTCTACAGAAACATACATTTTCAGAAGTTTAGGTGAATCTTACCAGTGAGTCTGTCCTTTGCGAACCTTCGACTGCTCTCCATCCACGGGAAGGTAAAGTTTGCCGCATTTCCCATACTTGGCATTGAAGTCACTGAGGGGATGCCAGCCGCGAGGCCAGGTGGATGAGTAGTCGGGGACTGATGTGGATTCGGTGGCATGGGTCTGTGAGCCGGCACCCTGATAACACCACCGGCGTTCCCACCGTTAACGTTAACGTTCATGTTCATGCTGACATTCATGTTCATATTCACGTTATAGGAACCTGCGAGTCCAGCCGCCATGGAGCAGGCCGGGTTATAGACGCTGTTATAGCCATTGGTGTAAACGTTTGGGGCAAGCGTGTAATCCGTGTCGCTGGTTCGGTTGGGTAGCATGCAGCTGCTCGACTGGTCCGTGCTGTTCAGAATCTGGTCTATTCCAAAGCTGATGGGCTCGTGCTGCTGGTGTGTCTGGTTTACCTCTTCAATTCCAGTGTGCTCCATTGTTGTATTCATTATTAGCGTCTCAAAACGTCTCATATGTTGATGAAAAGTATGCTATTTGTTTTCCTTATTGTCGCAGTATCGGACGCAGAAATGATGTCCCCGTCTGTGCTCAGATCTTTTAGCCTAAAGATACTTCCTTGAGCAGTGCGCGACCAACACCGTCCGAAGCGTTTCCATTATCTGTCCAGAAGACATGTAGAAATGGGGTAGGCTAAAATGCACTGTTAATAATCCATCGGGATAGATTCTGTGGGAGTCTTAAAATGCATATCCATCACCTTGTAGCATGATCTTTAACATATTTACTTGCACATTAATCGATAGAGATGAATAGCCTATTGGTAATGTAAAATAGTTAGCCAGACTACTTACAGCCAAAGCCGCAATTTGAGGAGTTCCCAAGTTCCTGTGAAGGGGATACTGGCGCTCTTCTCTGGCATTGTTATTACAACATCTACAAAGGCAGAGGCCATTGGCGACTCCACCTCATCGTATCAAAAGATGTAACAAAATGAAGTGCTAACTGTGCTAAACATGAATATTATTTGGAAAAGATAGCTCGGTTCCAGTGCGTCTGAAGTGATTTCAGCAGCTGTCGAGACACCCCTTCTGCCTAACTCTTGCCATTCGGTCATCTATTGGCCCCGGCATTTCAATGTTTTGCAGCATGCTCCCTTCTCTTAAAGAACCCGCAGCCAGTTGCAGTCCCAGTTGTATTGTGCTGTATAATGTGACATGCAGTGTATGTCAGAATAGAACTGAGTTTAATCACATAGGCTATCACCAACCTTAATCCCACTATAAAAATATATGACATGAACAACTAGCTAATAGATATGGACTATCATGCATGAAACTATGTTTAATTGCTATGTAACTATGGGTTTTATTTGATATTATACATCCCTGTTTATTGCCCTTTCATTGTAGACCTGATAACAGCCAAATAGCCTAACTCCGATAATCTAGCCATGAGAATTTCAACTAATTTACAATTAAGCCTATGTGATCCCTATTACGCACCAATAACATTGTATATGCAAGAAGACAACCGTTGGTGAGGAATAGGCCTATAGGGCAGGCTATATAGCCTAATCATGATCATGACAAGATAGTCGTTCTTTAATTAGTGCATCATGCAAGAAGACAAAAAATGTTGCAAAACAAACTGTGAATGTTGCACTTGTCCAACAACACTTGTGCATGAACAACTCAGAAAGTCATAAACATACTCTCCTATAGGCCTACACAAAATAAGGTTCCATAAAACAAATTAAAgcggcaatctgcagttgctacatccatttttggacttataaatgaatgatattGATTATTGAAAaatgtaacttataaatgcctcatgagcttagttcaactgtcgtagtactaccccatcagaacccagaatataagcttgttttctccaatgtttgtaaacaaagtaaatgtaaaaacaTAGCCTCaacacatggttaaaactattatTTTTGGATAAGTGCAGAGTATTATGCCAGCCTATGGCTATGCCAATAAGGTCCATAAGAGAATCCAGGCTTGCCCTTGACAATGCAAAACACAGTGTTGATTGGCACAAATTATTTAACCTTTCTCTGCCTGAAGCAAGAGGACGGATTGCCAGGTCtaaatttaataaaaataaaaaatgactcATAATAAAACTGCAACACGGGGAAAACGAATTTAATATATCTTCGTTTTATTACGCACTTATTCAGGCCAGGCTTATTTCAGCTTCAGTGTGAATAAATATATCTCTCAACTGCTCAAACTGGCTATAGGGCAGCATAAAAATCAATTGTATGAATTTAAAGCTATATCAATAACTGACGTTGATACGTGAGGCGACGAGAATGGGGGTACTGTAAACCTAAGATGTGTTTGTTTTTAAACGTGATCCAATAAAATAAAGAGG
This genomic window contains:
- the LOC121534232 gene encoding T-cell leukemia homeobox protein 3-like isoform X4, with product MRRFETLIMNTTMEHTGIEEVNQTHQQHEPISFGIDQILNSTDQSSSCMLPNRTSDTDYTLAPNVYTNGYNSVYNPACSMAAGLAGSYNVNMNMNVSMNMNVNVNGGNAGGVIRVPAHRPMPPNPHQSPTTHPPGLAAGIPSVTSMPSMGNAANFTFPWMESSRRFAKDRLTAALSPFSVTRRIGHPYQNRTPPKRKKPRTSFSRVQICELEKRFHRQKYLASAERATLAKALKMTDAQVKTWFQNRRTKWRRQTAEEREAERQQANRLMLQLQQEAFQKTLSQPLQQDPLCLHNSSLYALQNLQPWAEDNKIICGLLGVDRHTFSSTEMDNDQ